Proteins from one Planctomyces sp. SH-PL62 genomic window:
- a CDS encoding fatty acid desaturase family protein, whose product MSVSEVARTSFDDVALQRRIMQLRRPDNVTNLLYLAREYACLVLIIGGAVVFAESRAGWGLSWSWNVPTFALAIILVGALQHRLAGLGHESSHYTFVKNRFLNDLIPDLFCMFPILTSVHFYRVFHMAHHQHTNDPEKDPDLLNLGRGKRAFEFPMTRERFIALVYFCMIVAPIRFAEYQFAYMTVNTMGKGRSIYNGTAKGRGIDLYLPRLSTALGVAYVLGINALFLYLTSTGRPGWIAPAALLSGVLGTIVAYALPDRMVFRSPFRQAYSTRFAGSARLWFFTVVLATLALARWGSDGRSPAYVVLLWLVPLLTTFPFFMLLRDVYQHSNADAGRLTNSRVFFVDPFTRWAVFIYGQDMHIPHHLFPTVPHYRLAELHELLKTQHDAYGNHVVECHGTFVGDHDHPTILDEMTRPRPPLAAGM is encoded by the coding sequence ATGAGTGTCTCAGAGGTTGCCCGTACGTCGTTCGACGACGTGGCCTTGCAGCGGCGGATCATGCAGCTGCGGCGGCCGGACAACGTCACGAACCTGCTCTACCTGGCGCGTGAGTACGCTTGCCTGGTCCTGATCATCGGCGGGGCGGTCGTCTTCGCGGAGTCGCGAGCCGGGTGGGGGCTCTCCTGGTCGTGGAACGTCCCGACGTTCGCCCTGGCGATCATTCTGGTGGGGGCCTTGCAGCACCGGCTGGCGGGCCTGGGGCATGAATCGTCGCACTACACGTTCGTGAAGAACCGCTTCCTCAACGACCTCATCCCCGACCTCTTCTGCATGTTCCCGATCCTGACCTCAGTGCACTTCTACCGCGTCTTCCACATGGCGCACCACCAGCACACGAACGACCCGGAGAAGGACCCCGACCTGCTGAACCTGGGGCGGGGCAAGCGGGCCTTCGAGTTCCCGATGACGCGGGAGCGGTTCATCGCCCTGGTCTACTTCTGCATGATCGTCGCGCCGATCCGGTTCGCGGAATACCAGTTCGCCTACATGACGGTGAACACGATGGGGAAGGGGCGGAGCATCTACAACGGGACGGCGAAGGGTCGCGGGATCGACCTCTATCTGCCCCGGCTCTCGACGGCCCTCGGCGTGGCGTACGTCCTGGGGATCAACGCCCTGTTCCTGTACCTGACCTCGACCGGCCGACCGGGATGGATCGCGCCGGCGGCCCTGCTGTCGGGCGTGCTGGGGACGATCGTCGCCTACGCGCTACCCGATCGGATGGTGTTCCGGTCCCCCTTCCGCCAGGCCTACTCGACGCGGTTCGCGGGCTCGGCGCGGCTCTGGTTCTTCACGGTCGTGCTGGCGACGCTCGCGCTGGCGCGGTGGGGCAGCGACGGCCGATCGCCGGCCTACGTGGTCTTGCTCTGGCTGGTCCCGCTCCTCACGACCTTCCCGTTCTTCATGCTGCTGCGGGACGTCTACCAGCACTCGAACGCCGACGCGGGGCGGCTGACCAACTCGCGGGTCTTCTTCGTCGACCCGTTCACCCGCTGGGCGGTGTTCATCTACGGGCAGGACATGCACATCCCCCACCACCTGTTCCCGACCGTCCCCCATTACCGCCTGGCGGAGCTGCACGAACTGCTGAAGACCCAGCACGACGCCTACGGGAACCACGTCGTCGAATGCCACGGCACGTTCGTCGGCGACCACGACCACCCGACGATCCTCGACGAGATGACCAGGCCCCGCCCGCCGCTCGCCGCGGGGATGTAG
- a CDS encoding glycosyltransferase family 2 protein: protein MEPLAPDEASGGLSRPVCSIVIPTYHGRRLLEPCLESLFRHLPRDPALACEVVVSDNGPGEETRQWLAQAHPRVRVVRLAPGQGFCRAANAGIEAARGRFIQVLNDDTELTPGWIEAGLEPFRDPTVGAVTPLVLVRATPERVDSAGDSYSLAGWPSKRGHGQSVARWASRPVEDVMSASGSASFYRAEALQATGGGFDASLVSYYEDVDLGFRLRWAGYRVVFTPHCRVLHDISATADHRSPRLQRLMARNAELVFWSNLPARKLALAFLPHVGLVLAQAAWRMARLRFIPFYLGKIDAARELGRLSARRKLRAGLGRNAVRPPHFPMGLGSIEDVVNHLRRPRETSALRDESRA from the coding sequence GTGGAACCACTCGCGCCCGACGAAGCCTCCGGAGGCCTGAGCCGGCCCGTCTGCTCGATCGTGATCCCCACCTACCACGGCCGGCGGCTGCTGGAACCCTGCCTGGAAAGCCTTTTCCGCCATCTCCCCCGCGACCCCGCGCTCGCCTGCGAGGTCGTCGTCTCGGACAACGGGCCGGGCGAGGAGACGCGGCAGTGGCTGGCGCAGGCGCACCCCCGGGTGCGGGTCGTCCGCCTCGCTCCCGGACAGGGGTTTTGCCGCGCCGCCAACGCCGGCATCGAGGCCGCGCGCGGGCGCTTCATCCAGGTCCTCAACGACGACACCGAGCTGACGCCCGGCTGGATCGAGGCGGGGCTCGAACCGTTCCGCGACCCGACGGTCGGCGCGGTGACGCCCCTGGTCCTCGTCCGCGCGACGCCCGAACGCGTCGACTCGGCCGGCGACTCGTACAGCCTGGCCGGCTGGCCCTCCAAGCGGGGCCACGGCCAGTCTGTCGCGCGGTGGGCGTCGCGGCCCGTCGAGGACGTCATGAGCGCCAGCGGCTCGGCCTCGTTCTATCGGGCCGAGGCCCTTCAGGCGACGGGCGGCGGCTTCGACGCCTCGCTGGTCTCGTATTACGAGGACGTGGACCTGGGCTTCCGGCTGCGCTGGGCGGGCTACCGCGTGGTCTTCACGCCCCACTGCCGCGTCCTGCACGACATCTCAGCCACCGCCGACCATCGCAGCCCGAGGCTCCAGCGGCTCATGGCCCGCAACGCGGAGCTGGTCTTCTGGTCGAACCTCCCGGCGCGGAAGCTGGCGCTGGCCTTCCTGCCGCACGTCGGCCTGGTGCTGGCCCAGGCCGCCTGGCGGATGGCGAGACTCCGCTTCATCCCCTTCTACCTCGGCAAGATCGACGCCGCCCGCGAGTTGGGACGACTCTCCGCCCGTCGGAAACTGCGAGCAGGGCTGGGGCGAAACGCCGTCCGTCCGCCCCACTTCCCCATGGGCCTCGGCTCGATCGAGGACGTCGTCAACCACCTGCGACGCCCCCGCGAAACCTCGGCGCTCCGGGACGAGTCCCGAGCCTGA
- a CDS encoding exopolysaccharide biosynthesis polyprenyl glycosylphosphotransferase, translated as MNDSLEIAGRKRVGELAGRSRKRILVVGAPRDARRLLRDLEGGPVPIVGFIDAGHHRKSGPRFRGRHLAVNPRTCPLPVLGDIDRLDEIVDEAGATHVLVAHSKPRKHLRPRLARLANSRVSVHWVAVGGVGVPDLAALELDADGPAARAEFDWRTASSRFRKWTRSEGARLAKRAADVLVSGMLLALFGPLFLVVSLAILLSSGRPIFYTQERIGQGGRRFRIIKFRSMRSDAESETGPIWASNHDARCTRIGDWLRNTNVDELPQLFNVFKGDMSLVGPRPERPIFVEQFSAGMPDYNLRHAVPCGMTGWAQVHGWRGRTSLRKRIQYDLDYINRWSFWIDFRILLMTIQHVAWGKISWNHSRPTKPPEA; from the coding sequence ATGAATGATTCCCTGGAAATCGCGGGACGGAAGCGGGTCGGCGAACTGGCCGGGCGGTCGCGCAAGCGAATCCTGGTCGTCGGGGCCCCGCGCGACGCCCGGAGGCTGCTGCGCGACCTCGAGGGCGGGCCGGTCCCGATCGTCGGGTTCATCGACGCGGGCCACCACCGCAAATCGGGTCCGAGATTCCGGGGTCGCCACCTGGCGGTCAACCCCCGCACCTGCCCGCTGCCGGTCCTGGGCGACATCGACCGCCTCGACGAGATCGTCGACGAGGCCGGCGCCACCCACGTCCTGGTCGCGCATTCGAAGCCGAGGAAGCACCTGCGTCCCCGGCTGGCCCGGCTGGCGAATTCCCGGGTGAGCGTCCACTGGGTCGCGGTCGGCGGCGTCGGCGTCCCGGACCTCGCCGCGCTGGAACTCGACGCCGACGGGCCTGCGGCCCGCGCCGAGTTCGACTGGCGGACGGCCTCGTCCCGGTTCCGCAAGTGGACCCGCTCCGAAGGCGCCCGGCTCGCCAAGCGCGCCGCCGACGTCCTCGTCTCGGGGATGCTCCTGGCCCTCTTCGGCCCGCTCTTCCTGGTGGTGTCGCTGGCGATCCTGCTCTCCTCGGGCCGACCCATCTTCTACACCCAGGAGCGGATCGGGCAGGGGGGACGGCGGTTCCGGATCATCAAGTTCCGGAGCATGAGGAGCGACGCCGAGAGCGAGACCGGTCCAATCTGGGCGTCGAACCACGACGCCCGCTGCACCCGCATCGGCGACTGGCTCCGGAACACGAACGTCGACGAGCTGCCCCAGCTCTTCAACGTCTTCAAGGGGGACATGAGCCTCGTCGGCCCCCGCCCCGAGCGCCCGATCTTCGTCGAGCAGTTCTCCGCCGGCATGCCCGACTACAACCTGCGGCACGCCGTCCCCTGCGGGATGACCGGCTGGGCCCAGGTCCACGGCTGGCGCGGGCGGACCTCGCTCCGCAAGCGGATCCAGTACGACCTGGACTATATCAACCGCTGGTCGTTCTGGATCGATTTCCGCATCCTCCTCATGACCATCCAGCACGTCGCCTGGGGAAAGATCTCGTGGAACCACTCGCGCCCGACGAAGCCTCCGGAGGCCTGA
- a CDS encoding glycosyltransferase family 2 protein, translating to MDPSPPEPRNRPEPCRLTVVVVNYDGWPDVEGLLDRLVREPEFRSGACRAAVVDNASPSPMPDVESFRRPGLRLVLRPDNGGFAVGVNAGWRASPAPWLLLLNPDVAVEPGAIGRILDRIDALEARPEGPPGVVGFGLRNADGSPQGSVGVFPSLARSFREQFAPRRSRKYLPEDRLRAGEVDWVTGACMLVNGRMMAEIGGLDEDFFLYHEEVAFCREARNRGWRIEYDPTVTVVHRAPLQDRPISPKMRVVIRHSKLLYFRKHTPRPQFLALAGIVELEAAARGAWAALRKAHAERRAWKTIGAIARQLRRGGGPLGRRVVELAESAERGPIQADDGGRRLGEGPSRPRPRRPSRASRAPDD from the coding sequence GTGGACCCTTCCCCCCCCGAGCCGCGAAACCGTCCCGAGCCGTGCCGGCTGACGGTCGTCGTCGTCAATTACGACGGCTGGCCGGACGTCGAGGGCCTGCTCGATCGGCTCGTCCGCGAGCCCGAATTCCGTTCGGGCGCGTGTCGGGCGGCCGTCGTCGACAACGCCTCGCCTTCGCCGATGCCGGACGTGGAGAGTTTCCGCCGCCCGGGCCTTCGGCTCGTGCTGAGGCCCGATAATGGCGGATTCGCCGTCGGTGTCAACGCGGGTTGGCGCGCAAGTCCCGCCCCCTGGCTCCTCCTGCTCAATCCCGACGTCGCCGTCGAGCCCGGCGCGATCGGCCGCATCCTCGATCGGATCGACGCCCTGGAGGCCCGCCCGGAAGGCCCCCCCGGCGTCGTCGGCTTCGGCCTCCGCAACGCCGACGGCTCCCCCCAGGGCTCGGTCGGGGTCTTCCCCAGCCTCGCCCGGTCGTTTCGCGAACAGTTCGCCCCGCGCCGAAGCCGGAAGTACCTCCCCGAGGACCGCCTCCGCGCCGGCGAGGTCGACTGGGTGACCGGGGCCTGCATGCTCGTCAACGGGCGGATGATGGCCGAGATCGGCGGCCTGGACGAGGACTTCTTCCTCTACCACGAGGAGGTCGCCTTCTGCCGCGAGGCGCGAAATCGAGGCTGGCGGATCGAGTACGACCCCACCGTGACGGTGGTCCACCGAGCGCCCTTGCAGGATCGGCCGATTTCGCCCAAGATGCGGGTCGTCATCCGGCACAGCAAGCTCCTGTACTTCCGCAAGCACACGCCCCGGCCGCAGTTCCTCGCCCTGGCGGGGATCGTCGAGCTGGAGGCGGCGGCCCGGGGCGCCTGGGCGGCCCTGCGGAAGGCCCACGCGGAGCGACGCGCCTGGAAGACGATCGGCGCGATCGCACGACAGCTCCGCCGGGGGGGAGGCCCCCTCGGGCGTCGGGTCGTCGAGCTGGCGGAAAGCGCCGAGCGCGGCCCGATCCAGGCCGACGACGGCGGCCGACGTCTCGGCGAGGGCCCCAGCCGCCCCAGGCCGCGACGGCCGTCCCGAGCGTCGCGGGCCCCGGACGACTGA
- a CDS encoding glycosyltransferase family 39 protein, producing the protein MPPARHALRILLLTAFAAALLGRLAATTEVMYADGLRYVAGAQAVARGDWKTSVVRAVDHPAYPVAIAAAHGVLGLEDGPQGWQTAAQVVSVIAGAMLVPPLYLVALELFGPTAAWLACLLTFLVPTTGHVLADVLSEGVFLLFWTWGCWSALRFFREGAARWLVPTIAFAGLAYLTRPEGLLLPAALAATLLLTPLAASLRLPRGAWFRATALVVVGPLLVVGPYVAMKGGIGTKPAVARLLGTAPKSAATAIERERPLDADQTAMKAFAMAWRGMYRAVQTAVTPFLLALAAFGLYRRGAARDDGQTRGRLFVAIVGVAWMLALVRLYATGGYCTPRHALILALPLLAAAAHGLARLAEGLGDRLTARPPETRRLARGLTCAAGLAIVVAGWGSQTLAPINADYNGYRAAGDWLAAHAPPDAKVFDLKGWALYYGRRPGYSFADYGEAADDPKLGYLVAHEAFLIGEWPYCDTVRALVDGRSPIASFPAVRRKGVARVHVFELAPGLARSGPAPGSAATH; encoded by the coding sequence TTGCCCCCCGCGCGACACGCCTTGCGGATCCTCCTCCTGACGGCCTTCGCCGCCGCCCTGCTCGGCCGGCTGGCCGCGACCACCGAGGTCATGTACGCCGACGGCCTGCGGTACGTCGCCGGCGCGCAGGCCGTGGCCCGAGGCGACTGGAAGACCTCCGTCGTCCGGGCCGTCGACCATCCGGCGTATCCCGTCGCGATCGCCGCCGCGCACGGCGTGCTGGGCCTGGAAGACGGCCCCCAGGGCTGGCAGACCGCGGCGCAGGTCGTCTCGGTGATCGCCGGGGCGATGCTCGTCCCACCCCTCTACCTCGTCGCGCTCGAGTTGTTCGGCCCGACCGCCGCCTGGCTCGCCTGCTTGCTCACGTTCCTGGTCCCGACCACCGGTCACGTCCTGGCCGATGTGCTCTCGGAGGGGGTCTTCCTCCTCTTCTGGACCTGGGGCTGCTGGTCGGCCCTGCGCTTCTTCCGCGAAGGCGCCGCGCGCTGGCTGGTCCCCACGATCGCCTTCGCCGGGCTGGCCTACCTGACCCGCCCCGAGGGCCTTTTGCTCCCCGCGGCGCTCGCGGCGACGCTCCTCTTGACCCCGCTGGCGGCCTCGCTCCGGCTGCCTCGCGGCGCGTGGTTCCGGGCGACGGCCCTGGTGGTCGTCGGTCCGTTGCTGGTCGTCGGGCCTTACGTCGCGATGAAGGGGGGGATCGGCACCAAGCCGGCCGTGGCCCGGCTGCTGGGAACGGCCCCGAAATCGGCGGCGACGGCCATCGAACGGGAACGCCCCCTCGACGCCGACCAGACCGCGATGAAGGCGTTCGCCATGGCCTGGCGAGGGATGTACCGGGCGGTGCAGACCGCCGTCACCCCGTTCCTGCTGGCGCTGGCGGCCTTCGGGCTGTACCGCCGGGGGGCCGCTCGGGACGACGGCCAGACGCGCGGGCGGCTGTTCGTCGCGATCGTCGGCGTCGCCTGGATGCTGGCCCTCGTCCGGCTGTACGCGACGGGGGGCTACTGCACGCCCCGCCACGCGCTCATCCTGGCCCTGCCGCTCCTGGCCGCCGCCGCGCACGGGTTGGCCCGACTGGCCGAAGGGCTCGGCGACCGCCTGACGGCACGCCCGCCCGAGACCCGCCGGCTCGCGCGGGGGCTGACCTGCGCCGCCGGGCTGGCGATCGTCGTCGCCGGCTGGGGGTCCCAGACGTTGGCCCCGATCAACGCCGATTACAACGGCTACCGCGCGGCCGGCGATTGGCTCGCGGCCCACGCCCCGCCCGACGCGAAGGTCTTCGACCTCAAGGGTTGGGCGCTCTACTACGGCCGTCGCCCCGGCTACTCGTTCGCCGATTACGGCGAGGCCGCCGACGACCCCAAGCTCGGATATCTGGTCGCCCACGAGGCCTTCCTGATCGGCGAATGGCCGTACTGCGACACCGTCCGGGCCCTCGTCGACGGACGTTCCCCGATCGCGTCGTTCCCGGCGGTCC